In the Colletotrichum higginsianum IMI 349063 chromosome 7 map unlocalized unitig_7, whole genome shotgun sequence genome, one interval contains:
- a CDS encoding C2H2 finger domain-containing protein produces MMSHQHLWQQEHDHSIESIMDSFAPEASFTFDGSVSCGTTTPSFSAASSVYDPNGPFTPRSGRSTPHDHHSGIDFDSSFSSQSSFSFDHGPAQENKGYFHKPEKVEIQMPMQFAPTVPLTPSRRQSSAYAMENLDYNMMLHVTLNSHCMPAMSSPHHQHQQQNQQHHQPQQHHHQHHHAEQYSLPQDLSSSPFVMPTPHRGPANSTPSNAHIWSCSSESPIMMFGNESTPSTSPLHSMTGGNVKRETTHSPSPLQSPPSAAAYRQDPRRKLFAEVQRKTLALQKNQNDMEALRQLRSIQVNQDGSVLDCGSVKVRHVAPRREKCNYPDCTKTFKRKEHLKRHFKATHEKEVELYTCPATNCNHVFKERRDNFVSHLLLHKQGKSSRTPYNERAAKLYDEMCLQSKSRKRVKTSTSSSPSSTSSNKN; encoded by the exons TGGCAACAGGAGCATGACCACTCCATTGAAAGCATCATGGACTCCTTCGCTCCTGAAGCCAGCTTCACCTTCGACGGCTCCGTCAGCTGCGGCACCACAACaccgagcttctcggccgcctcgtccgtctACGACCCCAACGGGCCCTTCACTCCTCGCTCCGGTCGTTCAACACCTCACGACCATCACTCCGGCATCGACTTCGactcttccttctcttcccagagctccttctccttcgaccATGGCCCTGCACAAGAGAACAAGGGCTACTTTCACAAGCCCGAAAAGGTCGAGATCCAGATGCCCATGCAGTTCGCTCCGACTGTTCCCCTtacgccgtcgaggagacaGAGCTCGGCCTACGCCATGGAGAACCTCGACTACAACATGATGCTTCACGTCACCCTCAACTCCCATTGCATGCCCGCCATGTCCTCGccccaccaccaacaccagcagcaaaaccagcagcaccaccaaccgcaacaacaccaccaccagcatcATCACGCCGAGCAGTACTCCTTGCCGCAGGACCTCAGCTCGTCGCCGTTCGTGATGCCTACACCACACCGCGGCCCCGCGAACTCCACCCCCAGCAACGCACACATCTGGTCCTGCAGCAGCGAAAGTCCCATCATGATGTTCGGGAACGAATCCACACCCTCAACCTCCCCTCTCCACTCCATGAccggcggcaacgtcaaGCGCGAGACCACCCACTCCCCCTCGCCCCTCCAGTCGCCCCCCTCGGCTGCCGCGTATCGCCAGGACCCCAGACGCAAGCTCTTCGCCGAAGTCCAGCGCAAGACGCTCGCCCTCCAGAAGAACCAGAACGATATGGAGGCACTGAGACAGCTCAGGTCGATCCAAGTCAACCAGGACGGCTCCGTCCTTGACTGCGGCTCCGTCAAGGTGCGCCACGTcgcgccgaggagggagaagtgCAATTATCCCGACTGCACCAAGACGTTCAAGAGAAAGGAGCACCTCAAGCGTCATTTCAAAGC AACCCACGAGAAGGAGGTTGAGTTGTACACGTGCCCAGCCACGAACTGCAACCATGTTTTCAAGGAGCGCCGCGACAACTTCGTCTCGCACCTGCTCCTCCACAAGCAGGGCAAGAGCAGCAGGACACCCTACAACGAGAGGGCGGCCAAGCTGTACGACGAGATGTGCCTGCAGAGCAAGAGCCGCAAGCGCGTCAAGACGAGCACCAGCTCGAGCCCCAGCAGTACCTCCAGCAACAAGAACTGA